In Chitinophaga sp. HK235, a single window of DNA contains:
- a CDS encoding gliding motility-associated C-terminal domain-containing protein yields MNTPVLRSLKTHTRFVLSSLLSLLLFFGMSQQQILAQTQTQRVYATSEDHNQTPLLCTVCSVTNPGNAVDQGAGFLNTFSTINSTVALLGAQVYQEMIFPAAVAGTQGSIVKVGTGALLTLNLLGNITVQAYNGATPVGSPVLASNSVLSLLASGNQAEIFVPAPGGTYDRLRVTISTAVANVASSINVYAAYYNTPASGVISCNTPIDVLSGVNGNLVGVGSVTNPGNAIDGDTATFAQMFSAVGSTLTDSYVQMTAIYPGLSKAGDSVRIITSNSGALLSIQLLNATTILTYNQGVLVDSVPANSVNVKLDLLGSGASALQTLTFASSGPFDHIQVRFGAVVSGLATLNVNEIQRFGPSPATVGGVTKITCLNTSPFTLDVSNPDNTNYNYTWYNASMAVVGTGSSFSPPTNVAGTFQYYVSATLKVCSASQSAKAPVTVIVNNFATAADITVPASTTSCGDTARIKPTSSTATRSPIFKWYFDINKTTPITNGLVQGSVHFFVDNTGQLTVTGLTAPSTTYYVSVSDSGHCENQAGALAAATVTVGTSPAPPLTATGVSGFTGQTITLTASAPGGTIEWYTDTTASPIATGPSFSVGPFATPTTQIYYVGVRLPGGCTSARVKVTVTVTTPVTPTSCNAPTTQLNGTTFGCLLCSVTNPGNDIDNDPNNFTQLNVPIGLLGGAAFQQLIFPQPGAATDSVQFVIGLPNGISVTLLGGIVLTVANGTTVLVRDTLNNQALTLRLLDSARYVVTIPATGVFDRVEVKAMGLVSLLSQVNIYGARIISPNPTAFVQNQQACVGSTATLNATVAPGTSVIWYADSTTTTALGPNPYTTPVLTTPGTITYWAQVIGTNGCPNPDRLKVVLTVNPLGTAADINIADTIFGCVNSTAVLHPTSTTVTSPVFSWYKDANKDSVISNGLIQGSVHYTVDSVGNLTITGLTAGNYSYYVAVAGINRCQNAAGTLKKVVVHIGSAPAPPVVTGDVIVTTGQQATLTATPVPGATINWYTDSTTTTIAGTGSSFVVGPFSQPGTYTYFAAVSIPGGCTSARVRVNVQVTGPVTPSPDCNVPTSQVSGTTLGCILCSVINPTNDIDSSQTNFTTLNIPLGLLGGSVFQQLIFPNPGAAGDSIRFTMATPAGLANLSLFGGVVVSQYNGATLVHADTLSNVISLRLLTAQQFNATVRAAGTFDRVEVRITGIANLLNSIDIYGVRIVYANPTINTTNDTVCVGRRATLTVTPAAGTTVRWYADSTSTTVLSTQPSYTTDTLRTAGVVTYYVQVVGTNGCANPDRVPVKVIVSPSPAVPGPDQTLNLCPGTSAVLAVPTPNHSFTYNWYNVPTGGTKLNTDSGYVFNVPNITRDTSFYVEAVSSCGNVSPREAFHIVMSSTLSGPVVTPNPDTVQIGTQAVLHASSSAANVIFKWYGSQTGNDSLFTGPVFAPPTQNTPGTVTYWVQATIANTCSSIRVPAVVVYSIINTPTPVPCEGATTYTVGSDGLVILGNVYNPQLAVDNDASTAATLVMDAGLLGADIWEKVGFNGLSAPGDTVRVLVSNPSTILSLQLLGGIQLTTYNGNAPGDSVLINNPLVSYTLLGTGNQAIIEFVPTHIFDAVQLKLKSGILGALTEIGFNYAQRALVKPSVQASQLSVCAGNTATLNVLSPVTGITYRWYTSNGTYLTGKDGISFTTGPLTSDTSFFVEAFRNGCASKTRTRIDIKVGAVPAAPSVLSTDVEVCSGSNAELAISNPLPGYSYHWFNVPTGGSKLNTDSGFTFTVVNVTAPATYYVEAMNDSCGTVSATRTAVNVTIAASLPAPTVTPQNDTVVVNQQPVFTASSTSANAQFYWFNSPTSTDTLFKGAVYAAPASPVPGTITYWVEAAVPGAGSCTSARVSVNAITIIPGSNPVPCEAATTYTVGSSGLLILGNVYNPQLAVDTSTLTYSSLVIDLGLLNASVWERAYFNGLSTPGDTVKVLLTSPSQILSVSLLGGVQLTAYNGNTPGDSVMLPSPALNLVLLNSGHSALLSFVPSQPFNGVEVKLKSGILGALNVIGFNYAQRALVRPTIQVNNATICQGQQATLSVVNPAAGITYSWYDNLNNHLLDSIAFVTPANLSVGTHIYTARASRNGCTSVASAPIQVTVVGTPAKPVPVSDSVTVCAGTAATLSVTPVAGVTFNWYDAATGGAKLASDTNTYMTPANLAVGTYKFYVEAVNGNSCTNTGGRAVITLTVTSASTAADIIIANDTICAGDTAVLTPTSITVPNPVFKWYANPDKTGPITTGVSGNGILTIPGLSIGTHTYYVSVSSAGHCENAAGDLKAVTVTVVGRPAIPVPVSDSVTACLGTSVTLSVTPVAGVTFNWYNAATGGILLASNINTITTPANLAVGTYKLYVEAVNSNSCTNTGGRAVITLTVTSASTAADIIIANDTICAGDTAILTPTSITVPNPVFKWYANPDKTGPITTGVSGNGVLTIPGLSIGTHTYYVSVSSAGRCENAAGDLKAVTVTVVGRPTIPVPVSDSVTACVGTSATLSVTPVPGVTFNWYDAATGGTKLASNTNTYTTPANLAVGTYKFYVEAVNSNSCTNTGGRAVITLTVTNASTAADIIIANETICAGDTAVLTPTSITVPNPVFKWYANPDKTGPITTGVSGNGVLTIPGLTTGTHTYYVSVSSAGRCENAAGDLKAVTVTVNRRSTAADIIISDTTVCASTTVMLTATTTTVTNPVFKWYQDASLQTLLHTGATFTTPVITANTTFYVTVEGSNSCANPAGAAKAVTVSLTSLQAPSVSASSTTICPGDSVVLSVVNPVNGLTYRWYTVPTGGTAVFTGPVYVAKGLTITTDFYVEVSSEGCIGTTRTKITITVRTAPTPELVADNVTACEGVPATLEIFNPDSGLTYNWYTTPTGGTPIFTGPVFVTPPLSTTTKYYVEAVGNGGTCGTPSARVMATVTVVQTPPAPVVTPAVVNTCGASSVTLTIQNPQPHVHYQWQDDNGNLLFTGTQYTFIADSTTIIYVRGIVGGGCPRSCGGCPGPRTAIPINITAAPPAPVLSASSLTVCPGGTVTFNVQNPIGGLTYNWFDAPSGGNLLSTGTSYTTGPLTTNTTFYVAASSNGGCSSARTSASVIVINSVDAPQADPVTVCAGQTTTLSVKNRIPGLIYNWYTVATGGTPVFTGADFMITPTGSTVYYLEAATNGGCVSASRTAVNVNVNPAPAVPVVANATLTTCLNQTVTLSVQNPDPTLTYNWYTSITGGTPVSTGASFTTPPITANTMYYVEAVNNTGCPSATRAAVSIQLITAPAAPTVTGNENGICPGHTATLTASSTTPGVNFNWYTVPTGGTPVFTGAVFTTPVLNNTTTYYVEAFSNGGCVGAGPRTAVTVTMLQPLPAPHVVISDLTATSVTFRWDPVPGAVRYEVTLDGGVTFNPPSSGPTGTTHTINNLQPNQGLNFGVRAIGASDCQTSGLGTLACRTSNPQGNNIFIPNLFSPNGDGMNDVLFVYGTAVAQLEFRVYNQWGQLVFSSKDLHQGWDGTMNGQNQPVGVYVYIVKATMQDGSVVTKKGNVTLMR; encoded by the coding sequence TTGAACACACCCGTGTTACGTAGCCTCAAAACGCATACCCGTTTTGTACTCAGCAGCCTGCTGTCACTATTGTTGTTCTTTGGCATGAGCCAACAGCAAATTCTTGCGCAGACGCAAACTCAGCGCGTGTACGCGACCAGTGAGGACCATAATCAGACTCCGTTGCTTTGTACAGTCTGTAGTGTCACCAACCCCGGTAATGCCGTGGATCAGGGTGCCGGTTTTCTGAACACCTTTTCTACCATCAATTCTACGGTGGCATTGCTGGGAGCTCAGGTATATCAGGAAATGATCTTTCCTGCAGCCGTTGCCGGCACCCAGGGCTCGATCGTAAAAGTCGGTACCGGCGCACTGCTGACCCTGAACCTGCTCGGTAATATAACCGTCCAGGCCTACAACGGGGCCACTCCGGTAGGATCTCCCGTACTCGCCAGCAACTCCGTTCTCAGCCTGCTGGCAAGCGGCAACCAGGCCGAAATTTTTGTTCCCGCGCCTGGAGGTACCTATGATAGGTTACGAGTCACGATCAGTACAGCCGTAGCAAACGTAGCATCCAGTATTAACGTTTACGCAGCATATTATAACACACCGGCCTCCGGTGTGATTTCCTGTAATACACCTATCGATGTGCTGTCTGGCGTCAACGGCAATCTCGTAGGCGTTGGCTCTGTCACCAACCCTGGCAATGCCATAGATGGAGACACCGCCACCTTCGCCCAGATGTTCTCCGCTGTTGGTTCCACACTCACTGACAGCTATGTGCAAATGACAGCGATTTATCCCGGCTTATCCAAAGCCGGCGATTCTGTTCGTATTATTACTTCCAACTCAGGAGCCCTTCTGAGCATTCAGTTACTTAATGCCACTACCATCCTTACTTATAACCAGGGAGTGCTCGTGGATTCGGTTCCAGCCAATAGCGTTAATGTGAAGCTTGATTTGCTGGGCTCAGGTGCTTCCGCATTACAGACGCTTACTTTTGCATCGTCGGGCCCCTTCGATCATATACAGGTCCGGTTTGGCGCCGTCGTCAGTGGACTCGCTACATTAAATGTAAATGAGATCCAGCGTTTCGGCCCATCACCTGCTACAGTAGGAGGCGTTACCAAAATCACCTGTCTTAATACTTCTCCATTTACACTGGATGTTAGTAATCCTGACAATACCAACTACAACTATACCTGGTATAATGCCAGTATGGCAGTAGTGGGTACAGGCTCCAGTTTCTCCCCGCCCACCAACGTGGCTGGTACATTCCAATATTATGTTTCTGCCACCCTCAAGGTGTGCTCTGCCTCTCAATCAGCTAAGGCACCGGTGACAGTGATCGTAAACAACTTCGCCACTGCCGCCGATATCACCGTGCCTGCCAGCACCACCAGTTGCGGTGATACAGCCAGGATAAAACCAACATCTTCTACTGCTACCCGCAGCCCTATATTTAAATGGTATTTTGATATTAATAAAACAACGCCCATCACCAATGGCCTGGTGCAGGGTAGTGTTCACTTCTTTGTGGACAACACCGGTCAGTTGACCGTTACCGGCCTCACCGCTCCGTCTACTACTTATTATGTAAGTGTATCCGATAGTGGTCATTGTGAAAACCAGGCAGGAGCCCTCGCCGCGGCTACCGTGACGGTAGGAACCTCTCCTGCTCCGCCATTGACGGCCACCGGCGTTTCCGGCTTCACCGGACAAACCATCACGCTGACAGCCTCCGCTCCTGGCGGTACCATCGAATGGTATACCGATACTACGGCCAGCCCGATAGCTACCGGTCCATCATTTAGCGTCGGACCTTTCGCTACACCTACCACACAAATATATTATGTAGGCGTTCGGCTGCCAGGTGGCTGTACTTCCGCAAGAGTGAAAGTGACTGTAACCGTCACTACACCGGTTACACCTACTTCTTGTAATGCACCTACCACACAGCTGAATGGAACCACTTTCGGTTGTTTGTTGTGTAGTGTTACCAACCCTGGAAACGATATCGACAACGATCCCAATAACTTCACACAGTTGAATGTCCCGATAGGACTCCTGGGTGGTGCTGCCTTCCAGCAGCTCATCTTCCCCCAACCAGGTGCTGCTACCGACAGTGTACAGTTTGTGATAGGTCTGCCCAACGGAATAAGCGTAACCCTCCTGGGGGGAATCGTACTCACCGTTGCTAACGGCACCACTGTATTGGTAAGGGATACGCTCAACAATCAGGCGCTTACCCTCCGTCTGCTTGATAGCGCCAGATATGTTGTTACCATACCTGCTACCGGCGTATTCGACCGCGTGGAAGTGAAAGCAATGGGCCTGGTGTCCCTGCTCTCTCAGGTAAATATTTATGGTGCCCGTATCATCAGCCCGAACCCAACTGCCTTCGTACAAAACCAACAGGCATGTGTGGGCTCTACCGCCACACTCAATGCAACAGTGGCACCAGGAACAAGTGTAATATGGTATGCTGACTCCACCACCACTACTGCATTAGGGCCTAATCCATATACTACACCGGTATTGACTACTCCGGGTACTATTACTTACTGGGCTCAGGTAATCGGCACCAATGGTTGCCCCAACCCTGACCGTTTAAAGGTAGTACTGACTGTCAACCCGCTGGGTACTGCTGCAGATATCAATATCGCAGACACCATCTTCGGCTGCGTAAACTCTACCGCAGTACTGCACCCAACTTCCACTACTGTTACCAGCCCGGTATTCTCCTGGTATAAAGACGCCAATAAAGACAGCGTCATTAGCAACGGCCTCATACAAGGGTCCGTTCATTACACAGTGGATAGTGTTGGCAACCTTACCATCACCGGACTGACTGCCGGAAACTACAGCTATTATGTAGCTGTTGCCGGTATCAACCGTTGTCAAAATGCTGCCGGCACTCTGAAGAAAGTAGTGGTACACATTGGCAGTGCCCCTGCTCCACCAGTAGTAACTGGTGATGTGATCGTGACTACCGGCCAGCAGGCTACCCTCACCGCTACTCCGGTACCGGGAGCTACCATCAACTGGTATACCGATTCTACTACTACCACTATAGCCGGTACCGGCTCCTCCTTTGTGGTAGGTCCGTTCAGCCAGCCAGGTACCTACACCTACTTCGCAGCTGTAAGTATCCCGGGTGGTTGCACTTCCGCACGGGTACGTGTAAACGTTCAGGTGACAGGTCCTGTAACCCCATCACCGGATTGTAATGTGCCTACCAGCCAGGTATCCGGTACCACATTGGGTTGTATCCTCTGCTCCGTGATCAATCCAACTAATGATATCGACAGCTCTCAGACTAACTTTACTACCCTGAATATTCCGCTGGGATTACTGGGTGGCTCTGTATTTCAACAGCTGATCTTCCCGAACCCGGGTGCAGCTGGTGATAGTATCCGCTTTACAATGGCCACTCCAGCTGGCCTGGCAAACCTGAGCCTGTTCGGCGGAGTGGTAGTCAGCCAATACAATGGCGCTACACTGGTACACGCAGACACATTGTCCAATGTCATCTCCCTGCGCTTACTCACCGCTCAGCAGTTTAATGCTACTGTCCGGGCAGCTGGTACATTCGACCGCGTGGAAGTAAGAATCACCGGCATTGCCAATCTGCTTAACTCTATCGATATATATGGCGTACGTATCGTGTATGCTAACCCAACTATCAATACAACCAATGATACAGTATGTGTGGGCCGGAGGGCTACCCTTACTGTAACACCGGCTGCCGGTACTACCGTACGCTGGTATGCAGATTCCACCAGCACCACTGTGCTCAGTACTCAGCCGTCCTATACAACAGACACCCTGAGAACTGCCGGTGTTGTTACTTATTATGTACAGGTAGTAGGTACCAATGGCTGCGCCAACCCTGACCGTGTACCCGTGAAGGTGATCGTGTCTCCTTCTCCAGCCGTGCCTGGTCCGGATCAGACCCTTAATCTCTGTCCTGGCACCAGCGCTGTCCTGGCGGTACCAACTCCGAACCATAGCTTCACCTATAACTGGTACAACGTACCAACCGGTGGAACTAAACTGAATACTGACAGTGGCTACGTATTCAATGTGCCCAATATCACCAGGGACACTTCTTTCTATGTGGAAGCTGTAAGCAGCTGTGGCAATGTATCTCCGAGAGAAGCATTCCATATTGTAATGTCTTCTACCCTGAGTGGACCTGTGGTTACTCCGAATCCGGATACCGTGCAGATTGGTACACAGGCCGTGCTCCATGCTTCATCCAGTGCTGCCAATGTAATATTTAAATGGTACGGCAGCCAGACAGGCAACGACAGTCTGTTTACCGGACCTGTATTTGCTCCGCCTACGCAGAATACCCCTGGTACTGTGACTTATTGGGTACAGGCAACTATTGCCAATACTTGCTCTTCTATCCGTGTACCGGCGGTAGTCGTATATAGCATTATTAACACTCCGACACCAGTACCTTGTGAAGGAGCTACTACTTATACCGTAGGTAGCGACGGACTGGTTATACTGGGTAACGTATACAACCCGCAGCTGGCTGTGGATAATGATGCCAGCACTGCAGCCACCCTCGTGATGGATGCGGGCCTGCTTGGTGCAGACATTTGGGAAAAAGTTGGCTTCAACGGCCTCTCCGCTCCGGGTGATACTGTAAGGGTACTGGTTTCCAACCCAAGCACCATCCTGTCTCTCCAGTTACTGGGTGGCATACAGCTTACCACTTACAATGGTAATGCACCGGGTGATTCCGTGCTGATAAATAATCCATTGGTGAGCTACACCCTGCTGGGCACTGGCAACCAGGCCATCATAGAATTTGTTCCGACTCATATATTTGATGCGGTACAATTGAAACTGAAATCCGGCATCCTGGGTGCGCTGACAGAAATCGGCTTCAACTACGCACAACGTGCGCTGGTGAAACCTTCCGTACAGGCTTCCCAGCTGTCTGTATGCGCTGGCAATACTGCTACCCTGAACGTACTGAGTCCGGTGACAGGCATTACCTACCGCTGGTATACTTCCAACGGTACTTACCTTACCGGTAAGGACGGTATTAGCTTCACTACAGGTCCGCTCACTTCAGATACCAGCTTCTTTGTGGAAGCTTTCCGCAATGGTTGCGCAAGCAAAACAAGAACCAGAATAGATATTAAAGTTGGCGCTGTACCTGCTGCTCCGTCAGTGCTCTCTACCGATGTAGAAGTATGTTCTGGCTCCAATGCCGAACTGGCTATCAGCAATCCGCTGCCAGGGTACAGCTATCACTGGTTCAACGTACCTACCGGTGGCAGCAAACTCAATACAGACAGCGGATTCACCTTTACAGTAGTCAATGTTACAGCTCCGGCTACTTATTATGTAGAAGCAATGAATGACAGCTGTGGCACCGTTTCCGCTACAAGAACTGCGGTGAATGTGACCATAGCAGCTTCACTGCCAGCTCCAACCGTGACACCTCAGAATGACACGGTGGTAGTGAACCAGCAGCCGGTATTTACTGCATCTTCTACATCAGCGAATGCCCAGTTCTACTGGTTCAACAGCCCAACCAGCACTGATACCCTCTTTAAAGGTGCAGTGTATGCGGCACCTGCATCACCGGTGCCCGGTACGATTACCTACTGGGTAGAAGCTGCCGTGCCAGGCGCTGGCTCTTGTACCTCTGCAAGAGTATCGGTGAACGCTATCACTATCATTCCGGGTAGTAACCCAGTACCTTGCGAAGCAGCTACTACTTATACAGTAGGTAGCTCCGGCCTCCTGATATTGGGTAACGTATACAACCCGCAACTGGCAGTTGATACCAGTACCCTGACTTACTCTTCCCTCGTAATAGATCTCGGCTTATTGAATGCCTCCGTTTGGGAAAGAGCATACTTCAACGGTCTCTCCACTCCGGGTGATACTGTGAAAGTATTGCTCACCAGCCCAAGTCAGATACTGTCAGTCTCCTTACTGGGTGGTGTGCAGCTGACAGCCTACAACGGTAATACACCTGGTGATTCCGTAATGCTGCCCAGCCCGGCCCTAAACCTCGTTCTGCTGAACAGCGGCCACAGTGCTTTACTGTCCTTCGTTCCAAGCCAGCCATTCAATGGTGTGGAAGTGAAACTGAAATCAGGTATCCTGGGTGCATTGAATGTAATAGGCTTCAACTACGCACAGCGTGCCCTCGTACGGCCAACCATACAGGTGAATAACGCTACCATCTGTCAAGGCCAGCAGGCTACCCTCAGCGTGGTGAACCCAGCTGCCGGTATTACCTACAGCTGGTACGATAACCTGAACAATCACCTGCTTGACAGCATCGCTTTTGTGACACCCGCAAACCTGAGCGTAGGTACTCATATCTACACAGCAAGAGCCAGCCGCAATGGTTGTACCAGTGTCGCTTCTGCTCCGATTCAGGTAACAGTAGTGGGCACACCGGCCAAACCGGTACCAGTGAGCGACAGTGTGACCGTTTGCGCAGGAACTGCTGCAACACTCAGCGTAACTCCTGTTGCAGGTGTCACCTTCAACTGGTACGATGCAGCTACCGGTGGTGCTAAACTGGCCTCCGATACCAATACATACATGACTCCGGCCAACCTCGCCGTGGGTACCTATAAATTCTACGTGGAAGCGGTGAATGGCAACAGCTGTACAAACACCGGTGGCCGCGCAGTGATCACCCTCACCGTGACCAGTGCTTCCACAGCGGCTGACATCATCATCGCTAACGATACCATCTGCGCTGGTGATACCGCCGTACTGACACCAACATCTATCACTGTGCCGAACCCAGTCTTTAAATGGTATGCTAACCCGGATAAGACAGGTCCGATCACAACAGGTGTAAGTGGCAATGGTATACTCACCATCCCGGGTCTCTCAATAGGTACTCATACCTACTATGTGAGCGTAAGCAGCGCCGGCCACTGTGAAAACGCTGCCGGTGATCTGAAAGCAGTAACTGTAACGGTAGTAGGTCGTCCGGCCATACCGGTACCAGTGAGCGACAGCGTGACGGCTTGCCTGGGTACTTCTGTAACGCTCAGCGTAACTCCTGTTGCAGGTGTCACCTTCAACTGGTACAACGCAGCTACCGGTGGTATTCTACTGGCCTCCAACATCAATACAATCACTACTCCGGCCAACCTCGCCGTGGGTACCTATAAACTCTATGTGGAAGCGGTGAACAGCAACAGCTGTACAAACACCGGTGGCCGCGCAGTGATCACCCTCACCGTGACCAGTGCTTCCACAGCGGCAGATATCATCATCGCTAACGATACCATCTGCGCTGGTGATACCGCCATACTGACACCAACATCTATCACTGTGCCGAACCCAGTCTTTAAATGGTATGCTAACCCAGATAAGACAGGTCCGATCACAACAGGTGTAAGTGGCAATGGTGTACTCACCATCCCAGGTCTCTCAATAGGTACTCATACCTACTATGTGAGCGTAAGCAGCGCCGGCCGCTGTGAAAATGCTGCCGGTGATCTGAAAGCAGTAACTGTAACGGTAGTGGGTCGTCCGACCATACCGGTACCAGTGAGCGACAGTGTGACGGCTTGCGTGGGTACTTCTGCAACGCTTAGCGTAACACCTGTTCCTGGCGTCACCTTCAACTGGTACGATGCAGCTACCGGTGGCACCAAACTGGCCTCCAATACCAATACATACACAACTCCGGCCAACCTTGCCGTGGGTACGTATAAATTCTATGTGGAAGCGGTGAACAGCAACAGCTGTACAAACACCGGCGGCCGCGCAGTGATCACCCTCACCGTGACCAACGCTTCCACAGCGGCAGATATCATCATCGCTAACGAGACCATCTGCGCAGGTGATACCGCCGTACTGACACCAACATCTATCACTGTGCCGAACCCAGTCTTTAAATGGTATGCTAACCCAGATAAGACAGGTCCGATCACAACAGGTGTAAGTGGCAATGGTGTACTCACCATCCCGGGTCTCACAACAGGTACTCATACCTACTATGTGAGCGTAAGCAGCGCCGGCCGCTGTGAAAACGCTGCCGGTGATCTGAAAGCAGTGACTGTAACTGTCAACAGAAGGTCTACTGCCGCCGATATTATCATCTCTGATACTACCGTGTGCGCAAGTACAACTGTAATGTTGACTGCTACTACCACTACCGTGACCAACCCGGTATTCAAATGGTACCAGGATGCTTCACTGCAAACATTGCTGCATACCGGCGCAACCTTCACCACTCCGGTGATCACAGCCAATACAACCTTCTATGTGACTGTGGAAGGAAGCAACAGCTGTGCAAACCCTGCAGGTGCTGCAAAAGCAGTGACCGTAAGTCTCACAAGCTTGCAGGCACCAAGTGTCAGCGCATCCAGCACCACTATCTGCCCGGGTGACTCTGTAGTCCTCTCAGTAGTGAATCCGGTGAACGGCCTCACCTATCGCTGGTATACCGTGCCCACCGGAGGAACAGCAGTCTTTACTGGTCCGGTGTATGTGGCGAAAGGACTGACTATAACTACTGATTTTTATGTAGAAGTGTCTTCCGAAGGCTGTATAGGTACTACCAGAACTAAAATAACCATTACCGTACGTACCGCTCCGACACCGGAACTGGTAGCCGATAATGTGACCGCTTGTGAAGGGGTTCCTGCAACACTGGAAATCTTTAATCCGGATAGCGGTCTCACTTATAACTGGTATACCACTCCAACAGGAGGTACGCCGATCTTTACCGGACCGGTATTCGTTACACCGCCGCTGAGCACCACTACCAAATACTATGTGGAAGCGGTAGGCAATGGAGGTACCTGTGGCACGCCTTCTGCCCGCGTAATGGCCACTGTGACAGTTGTTCAGACACCACCGGCACCTGTGGTAACACCAGCAGTGGTAAATACCTGCGGTGCATCCAGTGTGACACTGACCATACAGAATCCGCAACCACATGTTCACTATCAATGGCAGGATGATAATGGTAACCTCCTGTTCACTGGTACTCAATACACCTTCATCGCTGACAGTACCACTATCATCTATGTAAGAGGTATTGTAGGCGGTGGTTGTCCGAGGTCTTGCGGTGGTTGCCCTGGCCCAAGAACAGCTATACCGATCAATATCACAGCTGCACCGCCTGCACCGGTACTCTCAGCCTCTTCGCTGACTGTATGTCCTGGTGGTACAGTAACCTTCAACGTTCAAAATCCGATCGGCGGTCTTACCTATAATTGGTTTGATGCTCCATCCGGCGGCAACCTGTTGTCTACCGGTACCAGCTATACAACCGGTCCGCTGACCACGAATACTACTTTCTATGTAGCCGCATCCAGCAATGGTGGTTGCAGCAGCGCACGTACCAGCGCATCTGTTATAGTTATCAACAGTGTCGATGCACCACAGGCCGATCCGGTGACTGTATGTGCAGGTCAGACCACAACACTCTCTGTGAAGAACAGAATACCAGGTCTGATCTACAACTGGTACACAGTAGCAACAGGCGGTACCCCGGTATTCACGGGTGCTGACTTCATGATCACTCCGACCGGCAGCACAGTATACTACCTCGAAGCTGCTACCAATGGTGGTTGTGTAAGCGCCAGCAGAACCGCAGTGAATGTGAACGTGAATCCGGCTCCGGCAGTACCGGTTGTGGCCAATGCAACACTGACGACCTGTCTGAACCAGACCGTGACACTCAGCGTGCAAAACCCTGATCCGACACTCACCTACAACTGGTATACTTCGATCACAGGCGGAACGCCGGTGTCAACAGGTGCTTCGTTCACCACACCACCGATTACCGCTAATACCATGTATTATGTTGAAGCAGTTAATAACACCGGTTGTCCGAGTGCAACCCGCGCAGCGGTTAGCATCCAGCTGATCACAGCACCGGCAGCACCAACCGTAACAGGCAACGAAAACGGTATATGCCCTGGCCATACCGCTACCCTGACGGCTTCCTCTACCACACCAGGTGTAAACTTCAACTGGTACACAGTACCAACAGGTGGTACACCGGTATTCACAGGTGCGGTATTTACTACGCCTGTACTGAACAACACCACCACCTACTATGTGGAAGCATTCTCCAACGGTGGTTGTGTAGGGGCAGGACCAAGAACAGCAGTCACGGTTACGATGCTGCAGCCGCTGCCTGCACCGCATGTGGTCATCAGCGATCTTACTGCTACCAGCGTTACATTCCGTTGGGACCCTGTTCCAGGTGCGGTACGCTACGAAGTGACCCTCGACGGTGGTGTTACCTTCAACCCTCCAAGCTCAGGACCAACAGGTACTACACATACCATCAACAACCTGCAGCCTAACCAGGGTCTCAATTTCGGAGTAAGGGCTATCGGAGCATCAGATTGTCAGACCAGCGGATTAGGTACCCTCGCTTGTAGGACTTCCAACCCGCAAGGCAATAACATCTTTATTCCAAACCTCTTCAGTCCGAACGGTGATGGCATGAACGATGTCCTGTTCGTATACGGAACCGCTGTCGCTCAACTCGAATTCAGGGTATACAACCAGTGGGGTCAGTTGGTGTTCTCTTCCAAAGACCTGCATCAAGGATGGGATGGTACCATGAATGGTCAGAACCAGCCGGTAGGTGTATATGTATACATCGTGAAAGCAACCATGCAGGATGGATCAGTAGTCACTAAGAAAGGAAACGTAACGCTCATGCGTTAA